Genomic window (Syntrophales bacterium):
GTCAGGTCAACCTTCCCGCTCGTATCCTTCTGAACCTCGAGTACCTTTGTCTTCAACTGAGCCGGATCAAGGCCAGGATCAAACTTTACCACCGTACCTGCCTTTGGATTTTCCACGATGGGAAACACATTCGGCCTCAGAGAGGCCATCTGAGGGGTTGAAGAGATGACAACCTCACCGTAACACTTACCGGCGTACATAGGTCTTATCGCGACAAACTTGCCATCTACGATCTTCACATCTGTACAGTCTGTAGCCATACCGGTTGCCAGTTTACCCACCAGACGGGAAGAGAGGTCCTTCCCCTGAATGGAAGCACCGAGTAGCAGGATAGAAGGATCATTTTCCTTCACCACCTTGGCGATGGCCGTGGCATGGGCATCCGTGGTGTAAGGTTCCAGGGCGGCATTGTCCGCCACATAAACTTTATCAACACCGTATTTTGAAAGCTCACCGGCAATTCCCTCGATTCCGGAACCAAGCAGGATAGCGCAAACTTCTTCCCCCAACTGGTCAGCAAGCTTCCTTGCCGTGCTGGCAAGCTCAAAACTGATCTTGCGCATGGTTCCGTCTCTCTGTTCAGCTACTATCCATACACCTTTTGCCATTTCTATTTTCCTCCGTGATAATTATAAATTTGATATTGGGGACAGATTTGAAATCTGTCCCCACGTCTTTTCAAAGTTTTCAACTTAGATGACCTTTGCCTCTTCCCTTAACAGCCTGGCCAGCTCCGCCGCCTTTGTTGTCGGATCATCACCGCCGATAATTTTCCCCGCTGCTCTGGCGGGAGGCGGTATGAACCTGGCGACTTTTGCCTTTACATCCACGGTTACACCCAGCGCCGCGGCATCCTTGGTATCAAGAGGTTTCTTCTTAGCCTTCATGATCCCGGGCAGGGATGCATAACGGGGTTCATTCAATCCTTTCTGGGCGGTAACCACGCAGGGCAGGGTACCTTCAATCAAAAGCTGGGCGCCCTCAATCGGCCTGATAACCTTTATGGACATGCCGTCCACATCAACTTTTGTAACAATTGTCAACTGCGGGATACCAAGAAGTTCAGCGAGGACAGAACCAACCTGGCCGGAGTCATCGTCAATAGCACGCTGCCCACAGAAGATGATGTCATGCGGGATACCGGCAATGGCAGCAGCGAGGGCCGTTGCTGTGGTATAAGCATCGGCGCCATCAAAAGCCGGATCACAGATGTGAATCCCCTTGTCGGCACCCATGGCAAGGGCGGTCCTGATGGTCTCCATGACCCTTGCCGGACCTAAAGAAACAACGGTGACTTCTCCCCCGAACTTCTCCTTCAATCTGAGGGCCTCTTCAAGACCATACTCATCATAAGGATTCATGACCCATTTGATTCCGCTTTCGTCAATTCCCGATCCATCGGGCTTCACCTTGATCTGTGCTTCCGTATCCGGAACCTGTTTTACACATGCAACAATGTTCACTTCTTCCTCCTTCCCTCGGATGTATGTGCAGGGAACATTAATTGGATCCAGCCATACATCGGCAAGCAATGGTTTTATTTTTTCATTATCTGGTTACCCGAACCCTTTCCGAGCCCTGGGGGGTAAAAGGGTAAAGGCGGGGTCCGGGGATAAGCCTGCTGGTTCTTACATTAGCGCATTTTCCCCTATCTCAATATTCGTTTGGTGTCAAGAAATATTTTCCGACTGTTCCGTAACAACCAAAATGAGATACCGGGAAAATTTCTTGACTTCAAATTCACATAAATATATTGTAAGCACTCAGCTATCAGCCTTCAGTTTTCAGCGAAAACAAAAAGATACTGGAGGAAGTTCACAACTTCTAAGACGAGTTTTCATACGTATGTTTTTGTCTTGACTTGTTTTACTGATTACTGATCGCTGACGGCTGAACGTTTGCAATATACTGTATTACCGAAAATCAATTTGGCAACACATTGGGGAGAGGGCCATCTCATCATGGGAACGGAGAAAAGGTACTGTTCAATATGTGCATGGCGGGAAAACTGTCAAAAAAGATTCAGTATGTCAACTGATAGGTTGGGTAATGTACGTTGTCCTGATTACACGAGGGATATTTCCATCAAGGACAGTGATATTGACGAGGCGGAAAAGAGAGACTCCCGATGAACGGTGAGTAGTCAAACGTGTGCTTTCGTGGAAGGTTGGCCCTATGGCCAACTTTTTTCGTATGAAAGGGTAATTGATTGGCAAATTCCATGAAGAACAGACTAACGGTATTACTGGAAAATGCCGTGAAGGACTGTGCCGATAGGGGTTTACTCCCGGGAGGGGCGCTTCCCTCTATAGAAGTGGATGTTACTAAAGATATTGCCCACGGTGATTATGCATCTAATGTGGCAATGGTACTGGCATCCCGTACCAGGGAGAATTCCCGTAAGGTTGCCGAAATCCTTTGCCGTCATATCCATGATCCTGACGGGATCCTCGAAAAAATAGAGATTGCCGGTCCCGGGTTTTTAAACTTTTTCATCAGGGAAGAGGCATGGGTAGCAATGCTTGAAGCCGTGGATAAGTTAGGAGATTGTTACGGCCATTCCATTTGGGGGAACAGCAGAAAGGTCCTTGTGGAATTTGTCAGCGCCAACCCGACGGGGCCGCTCCATATCGGTCATGCGAGGGGGGCGGCGGTGGGTGATGTCATTGCCAATCTCCTCACGATGTCAGAGTTTTCTGTTTCCCGGGAGTACTACATCAATGATGCGGGCAGCCAGATGAATAACCTGGGAAGGTCCGTTATGTTTCGTTATCTGAAGTTGTTGGGGGAGGAAATTGAATTTTCCGAAAGCTGCTACCAGGGGGACTACATTGGGCATATTGCCGTAGAGATTCTGAAAAGGGACGGGGATGCTCATCTTGCCATGGATCGGAAGGAGGTCATCCGTCTCTTCACCGACTATGCCGCCAATGTGATCATGGGAGAGATCAAAGAGGACTTGCAGGCCTTTGGGGTGGTTTTCGACAGTTACCTCAGCGAGAGAGAGCTTTACAAAGATAACGGGGTTGCAAAATTGCTTGCGGAGCTTGAGAAAAAAGGATTTATCTATCAGAATGGGGAAACTTTTTGGTTTAGGACAACCGATTTCGGGGATGAGAAAGATCGGGTTGTCATTAGGAGAAATGGTGAACCGACTTATTTTGCCGCCGACATTGCCTACCATCAAAACAAGTATATCCGGGGCTTCGATACGGTTATTGATGTCTGGGGAGCGGATCACCATGGCTATATCCCACGGATGTATGCAGGTATTCAGGCCCTGGGCAGAGAAAAAGATTCTCTGAGGATTGTTCTGGTGCAATTGGTAAATCTAATGCGGGATGGTAAGCCTGTGGCCATGTCCACGCGGGCCGGGGAATTTGTGACCCTGAAGGAAGTGGTGGATGAGGTAGGAAGGGATGCGGCACGGTACAACTTTCTTATGAGGCGGTCGGACAGCCACCTTGATTTTGATCTGGAGGTAGCGAAGAAACAATCCAATGAGAATCCCGTATACTATGTGCAGTACGCCCATGCGCGGATTTGCAGCATTTTGAAGCGGGCCAGCGAACAGGGTGATAAAATTCCCGGTTATGGTGATGCGGATTTGCATCTCCTGAAACTTCCCGAGGAGGTGGAGTTAATCAAAACTGTTACCCGTTTTCCTGAGGTGGTGGAGGGCGCGGCGTTGGCCATTGAGCCCCATCGTCTGACATTTTACCTGAACGACCTCGCCGCTATTTTTCACAGTTACTATAACAAAAACAGGGTGCTCTCTGATGATGAGGGGCTCAGCAGAGCAAGGCTGTTTCTGGTAAAATCCGTCCGTACCGTATTGAGGAATGCATTAAAATTATTAGGTGTTTCAGCTCCGGAGAAGATGTAGGGGTAAAGCGATCAGTTATTAACTTACAATTGTAAACTGGCGACTAAGGAAAGTGCCTATGGCGCCCAGGAACACGAGAACATTTGAATTCAAGTTAGGTAAGCGGGGATTTATCCTGTTCATCTTCGGGATATCTCTTTTACTGTTTTTTGTATATGTATTTGGCGTGATGGTGGGGAAAAATATTGATACCTATCCGGAGAAGCTATCCTGGGGTATTCCTGATATGGTCAAAAAAAGGTTGGGTTTTTCTTACAAGCCGGATAAAACAGAGACAGTAGCGGCGGTGAGGGAAAGAATGGGTGGCTCCACTGCGGAAGAGGATTTCGACCTTACCTTCTACGATACCCTGACCAGGAAATGGGACGAACGAAGAGGAGTCATTCTGGAAGGGAGCAAGGAAAAAAAACCTGCAATTCCCCAGGCTGAACAAAGGAAAGATAAAAGGCCGCCCCTACCGGCGGTTACTGAACATAGCAGAGAAAAGACACCCCCTGTCAAGGAAAAATACCTGGTCCAGGTGGTATCTTATAGAGAAAAAGAGAAGGCCGACAGGTTGTGTAAAAGATTGAAGGTCCTTGGATACAACCCCGGGATCGTAACAACAGAATTGCCTGGAAGGGGAAGATGGTTTCGCGTCATCCTCGGGGGCTTTGAGACCCGCCAGGAAGCCCAAAAAGTAGTGGGTGTTGTGTCTAAGAAGATCGCCGGGTTGAGTTGTGTGATCCGTTCTACGAACGGCCCAGAGGGGTCGGGGGAGGTACAGGGGTGGTAAGGACGAAAGGAAGGTATTGCAAAGTGAGTGATGTATGTTTGAGAGTCTCACAGAAAGATTAGAAGGCATTTTTAAGAAACTGAAAGGGAGAGGTTCTCTCAATGAAGAAAACATTGCCTCTGCCCTGAAGGAGATCCGGATGGCCCTTCTTGAGGCGGATGTCAATTTTAAAGTAGTCAAGGAATTCATCGAGGATGTCAGGACAAGGGCGGTAGGCAGGGAGGTCTTTGCTAGTATTACACCCGGTCAGCAGGTGGTGAAGATCGTCCATGACAGGCTTGTTGAGCTGCTGGGTGGAGTAAGCGGCCAGATAAGGTTCGGTAACCGGTTTCCGACGCCAATCATGCTGGTTGGTCTCCAGGGATGTGGTAAAACAACAACGGCAGTCAAGCTTGCCCACTATCTGATAAAGCAGGGTAAAAGGGTTTATCTTGTTCCCGCTGATGTATACAGGCCGGCGGCCGTCAGGCAACTGTGGATTCTTGGTGAGAAGATCGGTGCGGGGATCTTTGATGCAAAGGATTTGCAAGATCCGGTCATGATTTGTGTACAGGCCATCGCCGAGGCGAGAAGAATGGGTTACGAGGTAGCCATCATTGATACAGCGGGCAGGCTGCACATCAACACGGAGATGATGGAAGAATTGAAAAAGGTCAAAGATGTGATCAATCCATCGGAGATTCTTCTTGTATTGGATGCCATGACCGGCCAGGATGCTGTGAACATGGCGGGAAAATTCAATGAGCTTCTCGGTATAGATGGTGTGATCATGACCAAGATGGATGGTGATGCCCGTGGTGGTGCGGCCCTGTCACTGAAGGCGGTGATCGGAAAACCGATCAAGTTTATCGGTGTGGGTGAAAAGATCGAAGCCCTCGATATTTTTCACCCGGAGCGTATGGCCTCAAGGATTCTCGGTATGGGTGATGTCCTGACCCTCGTCGAGAAGGCACAGGCTACAGTTGATGAAAAGGCAGCACGGGAACTGGAAAAGAAGATCCGGAAGAATGAATTTACCCTCGATGATTTCCGGGATCAGTTGACCCAGATCAGAAAGATGGGTCCTCTTCAGGATATTATCGGCATGATCCCTGGATTGGGCAATGTTAAGGCACTCAGGAATGTGACCCCGGATAAGGGTGAACTGATCAAGATCACGGCGATCATTGATTCGATGACGAAAAAGGAACGCCTGAATTATCAGATTATAGATGGCAGGCGGAGGAAGAGAATTGCCATAGGAAGTGGGACAACGGTTCAGGATGTCAACCGGCTGTTAAAAAATTTTGCGGAAATGAGAAAAATCATGAAGAGGATGACAAAAAAAGGAGGAATGAGAAGGTCATTGATGAGGGGTAATTTCCCCTTTTGAAAAGAGAAAAAATATGGTAAGCAACCAGCTGTCAGCCTCGGAAAGAACGAGGGATGTGGGTTGAAGAACTTCAGAGAACTGAAAGTGTGGGAGAAGGCTCATCAGTTAACTTTGGCGGTCTACAAGGCTACCGCAAAATTTCCGATTTCATCCAAAAGCTGATGGCTGATGGCTGAGCGCTTATATTTCTTTAAAGGAGGTGATCAAGAAAGAGGATGGCAGTTAAAATAAGATTAACACGGAGAGGGGGAAAAGGAAGGCCTTTTTACAGAGTTGTGGCGGCTGAGTCCAGTTCCCCGAGAGATGGTAGATTTTTAGAGATCCTGGGAAGTTATGATCCCAAAAAAGATCCGGCAGCGATTGTGCTGAAAGAGGATCGTATCACCGACTGGCTTCTTAGAGGAGCCCAGCCGACTTTGACAGTGTCACAATTGCTGAAAAAGAAAGGAATCAGTGTTGGGGCATGAGGAGGTAATTTTAGTGTAACCTGCAGGAAAAGTGCTCTGGTCGTGAGTGTTAAAGGTTTTTACGGTTAAATGCGCTATCTATGAGGAAAATTAGCTTATCTGAAAAGTGGAGGTTGTGACGATGAAAGAGTTGATCAAGTACATTGCTCAAGCGTTGGTGGATAATCCTGATATGGTTGATGTTTCCGAGGTGATTGGTGAGCAGACTTCGGTGATTGAACTGAGAGTAGCGAAGGAAGACCTGGGTAAGGTTATCGGCAAACAGGGAAGGACCGCAAAAGCCATGAGGACCATCTTGAGTGCAGCTTCGACGAAGATACGTAAAAGGGCTGTTTTAGAGATCATTGAATAGCCGATGGAACTCCTTGAAATAGGCAAGATTGTCAAATCCCATGGCCTTAAAGGCCGTGTGAAGGTGGCCTCTTATCTTGACATGGAGGAGGCGCTTCAAACGATTAAGGTAGGTGGTAAGAGCGGCAAAAATTATTAGAGGGGTTGTAGAAGAAGACGATGATACAGTTTGATATCCTTACTATTTTTCCTGAGATGTTTGCCTCTCCTTTTAATTGCAGCCTCTTGAAGAGGGCCAGGGAAAAGGGATTGATAGACATTCGTCTTCATAATATCCGAAGCTATGCCGGGGATAAGCACAGGATGACTGATGATGCCCCCTATGGTGGCGGCGGTGGGATGGTAATGAAGGTGGAGCCTATTGACAGAGCTCTGGCATGTATAGTTCCGAAAAGAGAGCAGTCTCTCGTTATCCTCCTGGCACCACAGGGCGAAACATTCAACCAGAGAGTGGCAGAGGAACTGTCAGGTTATTCTCAAATTGTGCTCATCTGCGGTCATTACGAAGGTGTGGACGAGAGGGTCGTGGCCTATCTGGTTGACAGGGAGATTTCCATCGGCGATTATGTCCTGACGGGAGGTGAATTATCGGCTATGGTTGTGATTGATGCCACATCCCGCCTGATTCCAGATGTCCTGGGGAATCGTGAATCGGCTTCGTTCGATTCTTTTTCCACGGGACTTTTAGAATATCCCCATTATACGCGTCCTTCTGAGTATCGAGGCTGGAAGGTTCCCGAGGTGTTGCTCTCTGGAAATCACCGGGAGATCCAGACATGGCGGTGCAGGGAATCACTCAGGAGGACTCTTTTGCGGCGGCCTGACCTGCTGGAGAAGGCAAAGCTTTCAGAGGAAGATATAAAGATATTAAAAGATATCAAAGTCGGGAGTTTAAAGGAGGAGTTCGTAGGATGAATCCTATCGAGATGCTTGAAAAAGAACAGATGAGGGGAGACATTCCCGATTTTAAAGCAGGTGATACCGTAAGGGTTTATGTGAGGATTGCTGAAGGGCAGAAGGAGAGGATTCAGCTTTTTGAAGGTGTTGTCATCCGCAAAAGGCGTGGTGAGAGCCGGGCCAGTTTTACGGTAAGAAAAGTATCCTATGGTGTCGGTGTGGAAAGAACATTTCC
Coding sequences:
- a CDS encoding KH domain-containing protein; translation: MKELIKYIAQALVDNPDMVDVSEVIGEQTSVIELRVAKEDLGKVIGKQGRTAKAMRTILSAASTKIRKRAVLEIIE
- a CDS encoding electron transfer flavoprotein subunit beta/FixA family protein codes for the protein MNIVACVKQVPDTEAQIKVKPDGSGIDESGIKWVMNPYDEYGLEEALRLKEKFGGEVTVVSLGPARVMETIRTALAMGADKGIHICDPAFDGADAYTTATALAAAIAGIPHDIIFCGQRAIDDDSGQVGSVLAELLGIPQLTIVTKVDVDGMSIKVIRPIEGAQLLIEGTLPCVVTAQKGLNEPRYASLPGIMKAKKKPLDTKDAAALGVTVDVKAKVARFIPPPARAAGKIIGGDDPTTKAAELARLLREEAKVI
- a CDS encoding electron transfer flavoprotein subunit alpha/FixB family protein, with the translated sequence MAKGVWIVAEQRDGTMRKISFELASTARKLADQLGEEVCAILLGSGIEGIAGELSKYGVDKVYVADNAALEPYTTDAHATAIAKVVKENDPSILLLGASIQGKDLSSRLVGKLATGMATDCTDVKIVDGKFVAIRPMYAGKCYGEVVISSTPQMASLRPNVFPIVENPKAGTVVKFDPGLDPAQLKTKVLEVQKDTSGKVDLTEANFIVSGGRGMKGPEGYQILEGLADVIGATVGASRAAVDAGWRPLSDQVGQTGKVVSPNLYIACGISGAIQHLAGMSSSKYIVAINKDPGAPIFTKADYGVVDDLFKVVPELTEACKKLLAE
- the rpsP gene encoding 30S ribosomal protein S16, which gives rise to MAVKIRLTRRGGKGRPFYRVVAAESSSPRDGRFLEILGSYDPKKDPAAIVLKEDRITDWLLRGAQPTLTVSQLLKKKGISVGA
- a CDS encoding SPOR domain-containing protein yields the protein MAPRNTRTFEFKLGKRGFILFIFGISLLLFFVYVFGVMVGKNIDTYPEKLSWGIPDMVKKRLGFSYKPDKTETVAAVRERMGGSTAEEDFDLTFYDTLTRKWDERRGVILEGSKEKKPAIPQAEQRKDKRPPLPAVTEHSREKTPPVKEKYLVQVVSYREKEKADRLCKRLKVLGYNPGIVTTELPGRGRWFRVILGGFETRQEAQKVVGVVSKKIAGLSCVIRSTNGPEGSGEVQGW
- the argS gene encoding arginine--tRNA ligase, which translates into the protein MKNRLTVLLENAVKDCADRGLLPGGALPSIEVDVTKDIAHGDYASNVAMVLASRTRENSRKVAEILCRHIHDPDGILEKIEIAGPGFLNFFIREEAWVAMLEAVDKLGDCYGHSIWGNSRKVLVEFVSANPTGPLHIGHARGAAVGDVIANLLTMSEFSVSREYYINDAGSQMNNLGRSVMFRYLKLLGEEIEFSESCYQGDYIGHIAVEILKRDGDAHLAMDRKEVIRLFTDYAANVIMGEIKEDLQAFGVVFDSYLSERELYKDNGVAKLLAELEKKGFIYQNGETFWFRTTDFGDEKDRVVIRRNGEPTYFAADIAYHQNKYIRGFDTVIDVWGADHHGYIPRMYAGIQALGREKDSLRIVLVQLVNLMRDGKPVAMSTRAGEFVTLKEVVDEVGRDAARYNFLMRRSDSHLDFDLEVAKKQSNENPVYYVQYAHARICSILKRASEQGDKIPGYGDADLHLLKLPEEVELIKTVTRFPEVVEGAALAIEPHRLTFYLNDLAAIFHSYYNKNRVLSDDEGLSRARLFLVKSVRTVLRNALKLLGVSAPEKM
- the rplS gene encoding 50S ribosomal protein L19 codes for the protein MNPIEMLEKEQMRGDIPDFKAGDTVRVYVRIAEGQKERIQLFEGVVIRKRRGESRASFTVRKVSYGVGVERTFPLHSPVIDRIEVVTKGRVRRSRLYYLRNLRGKKARIRELSS
- the trmD gene encoding tRNA (guanosine(37)-N1)-methyltransferase TrmD; translated protein: MIQFDILTIFPEMFASPFNCSLLKRAREKGLIDIRLHNIRSYAGDKHRMTDDAPYGGGGGMVMKVEPIDRALACIVPKREQSLVILLAPQGETFNQRVAEELSGYSQIVLICGHYEGVDERVVAYLVDREISIGDYVLTGGELSAMVVIDATSRLIPDVLGNRESASFDSFSTGLLEYPHYTRPSEYRGWKVPEVLLSGNHREIQTWRCRESLRRTLLRRPDLLEKAKLSEEDIKILKDIKVGSLKEEFVG
- the ffh gene encoding signal recognition particle protein, translating into MFESLTERLEGIFKKLKGRGSLNEENIASALKEIRMALLEADVNFKVVKEFIEDVRTRAVGREVFASITPGQQVVKIVHDRLVELLGGVSGQIRFGNRFPTPIMLVGLQGCGKTTTAVKLAHYLIKQGKRVYLVPADVYRPAAVRQLWILGEKIGAGIFDAKDLQDPVMICVQAIAEARRMGYEVAIIDTAGRLHINTEMMEELKKVKDVINPSEILLVLDAMTGQDAVNMAGKFNELLGIDGVIMTKMDGDARGGAALSLKAVIGKPIKFIGVGEKIEALDIFHPERMASRILGMGDVLTLVEKAQATVDEKAARELEKKIRKNEFTLDDFRDQLTQIRKMGPLQDIIGMIPGLGNVKALRNVTPDKGELIKITAIIDSMTKKERLNYQIIDGRRRKRIAIGSGTTVQDVNRLLKNFAEMRKIMKRMTKKGGMRRSLMRGNFPF